A portion of the Juglans microcarpa x Juglans regia isolate MS1-56 chromosome 1D, Jm3101_v1.0, whole genome shotgun sequence genome contains these proteins:
- the LOC121238307 gene encoding uncharacterized protein LOC121238307 isoform X1, translating into MDHMTPRERDFEGDIESGLTISEDESIKVPFLGATKQETTLLEKICGGFIDGPIKNKESSCGDFSNSNRFSPETVRMVSNKILERVEAVDYVKITPVKDKRKKSSNKKPPKPPRPPRGPSLDAADQKLIKEISELAMLKKARIERMKALKKMKVAKSSSPNSSSIFAMVLTILFCLVIIFQGMSSSRNSPVNFQGSPVSAGPTDSGLISVHYYAFPSASEPNEPGSGSPNLVEQMTGSDRSEKLTRVAG; encoded by the exons ATGGATCATATGactccgagagagagagattttgaagGTGATATTGAGAGTGGGCTCACAATTAGTGAAGATGAATCGATCAAAGTTCCCTTTTTGGGTGCTACAAAGCAAGAAACGACATTGCTCGAGAAGATTTGTGGTGGGTTCATTGATGGGCCCATCAAGAATAAGGAGAGTTCATGTGGCGATTTTTCAAACTCTAATAGATTTTCTCCTGAGACTGTGAGGATGGTTAGCAACAAGATATTAGAGAGGGTAGAGGCTGTAGATTATGTTAAGATAACACCAGTGAAGGATAAACGTAAAAAGTCAAGCAATAAAAAACCTCCAAAACCTCCAAGACCTCCCAGAGGTCCATCATTGGATGCAGCTGACCAGAAGCTAATCAAGGAGATCTCTGAACTTGCCATGTTGAAGAAGGCAAGGATTGAGCGAATGAAAGccttgaagaagatgaaagttGCTAAGTCATCATCTCCTAATAGCAGCAGCATATTTGCCATGGTGTTGACCATTCTCTTCTGTCTTGTAATAATCTTTCAag GAATGTCGTCCAGTAGAAACTCACCTGTAAACTTCCAAGGATCTCCTGTGTCAGCAGGACCGACGGACAGTGGTTTGATTTCTGTTCATTACTATGCATTTCCGTCTGCTAGTGAGCCAAATGAACCTGGTTCTGGGTCTCCCAA TTTAGTAGAGCAAATGACTGGTTCTGATCGATCGGAAAAGTTGACGAGAGTTGCGGGATGA
- the LOC121238307 gene encoding uncharacterized protein LOC121238307 isoform X2 has product MDHMTPRERDFEGDIESGLTISEDESIKVPFLGATKQETTLLEKICGGFIDGPIKNKESSCGDFSNSNRFSPETVRMVSNKILERVEAVDYVKITPVKDKRKKSSNKKPPKPPRPPRGPSLDAADQKLIKEISELAMLKKARIERMKALKKMKVAKSSSPNSSSIFAMVLTILFCLVIIFQGMSSSRNSPVNFQGSPVSAGPTDSGLISVHYYAFPSAI; this is encoded by the exons ATGGATCATATGactccgagagagagagattttgaagGTGATATTGAGAGTGGGCTCACAATTAGTGAAGATGAATCGATCAAAGTTCCCTTTTTGGGTGCTACAAAGCAAGAAACGACATTGCTCGAGAAGATTTGTGGTGGGTTCATTGATGGGCCCATCAAGAATAAGGAGAGTTCATGTGGCGATTTTTCAAACTCTAATAGATTTTCTCCTGAGACTGTGAGGATGGTTAGCAACAAGATATTAGAGAGGGTAGAGGCTGTAGATTATGTTAAGATAACACCAGTGAAGGATAAACGTAAAAAGTCAAGCAATAAAAAACCTCCAAAACCTCCAAGACCTCCCAGAGGTCCATCATTGGATGCAGCTGACCAGAAGCTAATCAAGGAGATCTCTGAACTTGCCATGTTGAAGAAGGCAAGGATTGAGCGAATGAAAGccttgaagaagatgaaagttGCTAAGTCATCATCTCCTAATAGCAGCAGCATATTTGCCATGGTGTTGACCATTCTCTTCTGTCTTGTAATAATCTTTCAag GAATGTCGTCCAGTAGAAACTCACCTGTAAACTTCCAAGGATCTCCTGTGTCAGCAGGACCGACGGACAGTGGTTTGATTTCTGTTCATTACTATGCATTTCCGTCTGCTA TTTAG
- the LOC121238338 gene encoding cell wall / vacuolar inhibitor of fructosidase 1-like — protein MKLLLLIFLVQAVLLTIYLPASQGTVQPMDARLIEQTCKQTPLYNLCVSILKSDSRSSKADVTGLALIMVDVLKAKATGTRNYITRLLRGNLKRDVRHGLSSCADVYNAVLEADVPVAIEALQKGNPKFAEQAANDAAIEASSCERSFSGHSPLTKSNKSMQDVSSVAAAIVRLLL, from the coding sequence ATGAAACTTTTGTTGCTCATCTTTCTTGTTCAAGCTGTTCTTCTGACCATATATCTACCGGCAAGCCAAGGCACGGTGCAGCCAATGGATGCCAGATTGATTGAGCAAACATGCAAGCAGACGCCCCTATACAATCTTTGCGTATCTATTCTTAAATCAGACTCTCGAAGTTCCAAGGCAGATGTCACAGGGCTGGCTCTCATCATGGTTGATGTACTCAAGGCCAAGGCAACTGGAACTAGGAACTATATTACGAGGCTTCTCCGGGGCAACCTAAAACGAGATGTAAGGCATGGCTTGAGCTCTTGTGCTGACGTATACAATGCTGTTTTAGAGGCTGATGTCCCGGTAGCCATTGAAGCTTTGCAGAAAGGTAATCCTAAATTTGCTGAACAAGCTGCAAATGATGCTGCCATCGAGGCCAGTTCATGTGAAAGGAGTTTCTCAGGCCATTCGCCTCTCACTAAAAGTAACAAATCCATGCAGGATGTCTCATCTGTGGCTGCAGCCATTGTCAGGTTATTGCTTTAA
- the LOC121238326 gene encoding cell wall / vacuolar inhibitor of fructosidase 1: MRNSISPISIFLLLVVLFPIFPPLTRCSILPLNGSDNLIEEICKQTPHYDLCLSYLQSNPQSSNADAKGLAQIMGDILLACVTEELNYIEGLIKQAPEPELERSLAYCAELYIPVVKYTLPQALDALSKGGYKFANYGIADAAKEADACEKKFSGSTGSPVTDRNNLVENLSEVAKAIVNVLLKG; this comes from the coding sequence ATGAGGAATTCAATCTCTCCAATctccatctttcttcttcttgttgttcttttCCCCATTTTTCCTCCATTAACCCGATGCTCCATCCTTCCATTGAATGGAAGTGACAATTTGATTGAGGAAATATGCAAGCAAACACCCCACTATGACCTTTGCCTTTCATATCTGCAGTCCAACCCTCAAAGCTCAAATGCAGATGCCAAAGGTCTAGCCCAAATCATGGGTGATATCCTCTTGGCATGTGTAACGGAGGAGCTGAATTACATCGAGGGACTGATTAAGCAGGCCCCAGAGCCAGAGCTAGAGCGATCCTTGGCTTACTGTGCAGAACTATACATCCCAGTTGTGAAGTATACTCTCCCACAAGCACTAGATGCTTTGAGTAAAGGTGGGTACAAGTTCGCCAACTATGGCATTGCCGATGCTGCCAAGGAGGCCGATGCATGCGAGAAGAAGTTCTCCGGTTCAACCGGTTCGCCGGTGACTGATCGGAACAATCTTGTTGAGAATCTCTCTGAAGTGGCCAAAGCCATTGTCAATGTATTGCTGAAGGGTTAG